A stretch of Planococcus citri chromosome 5, ihPlaCitr1.1, whole genome shotgun sequence DNA encodes these proteins:
- the LOC135847551 gene encoding uncharacterized protein LOC135847551, producing the protein MAESTHLACDKCGLVITSHGKQYGGDKKVPESIYITKCQHLYHKSCIMKAIKDSELRDPAGVQLTRCTHIGCERDVKENICYKVEVTRIQISTPEPTGAATGELQALRREIAQLHTDKELQQDLSEDMYKKMSDFEVQLTDANNMIASLKAQLETTTAKYEALRKAKMSSLFPSSTAIASHLNQQSATSSNATTPASLPAVTATLPTNTTPISTNTASTTATNEPCQGFVPSPFPPPPPVNNGSPEVTPKIPKPSKNAERGIPAPTPVDAGIPQTNAATASNLTQGLHRPPPGFPTITGAAANAATNATTNAAMTATTNATTTGTTMNTSTITTNAATTTATRTLAHVEDAADGALISFKIPFVQPGTAPTVPDASFHSPISSYWDFPQKKETDYWGRPLAQSGEQSNSSAPDTANTQNSVDPNANLNVPNQAERAQPTANQSPAVVPKKKKRAKPGKQSNTKANRDTFDSRYPEVTHEVLAPFYPTNAYPQHFSVCGLKIGEAKPVMALFAYKYWIVGDIHAHGIMHAITEGKPYHDNIDKRMYKRDMKISELIELIVELKQIPKNLMISIGTFDIFSFTPPNTFDLNFRKLIEVLGDKKVEQVIMLPPNASGRLHNNTFRQITQTFSYNWGTGKFQYMVASHLLNDLNLELASVDELGPKYTKATYQKVANCIAAVFIPEPIIEKSDSTVELNNANSAASSPATPPTSKAKLDTNVDSQQTSAPVMPQFNLPKSSFQQSPNDIVTDTLSPSYVNPQLQQATANYLGNKAVGTPPYPKVSTATPGCHPLDPRNQKAKSTTSTKVEISPYSGLHLTNVGFSDDEQKPLTDKEVIERAKVLTKIQADVKASKAKEQERLAADAKSRESLKEKMEWKKEADNAQAGISSSKEKPARNVSEQSGNSSEDSRNKSKQSSSKTPSRATSKARERSRSEHRSSNKSKDRKVKSGDESSVLNTGLKPNPTIDNDKYIGFMVKTPPSGKPPTETERRMYEIFGNTEGVPEPTDSTTSASASESDTTKVVKSKPRKSRSSIKTKLSPPQTLLTYIPRQQRAKQLRVNAALKRDLVLKKVFGKQSQPKVQTEAEHPATEGTVGTQPKVLVPKLDLTESTPHEKPVKTVDLTESAELDKPLKTIDLTKTVDPSAEEELPRGAQSIEQRTLTKVDTAVQDTTLTLHSVENDEFTTIRQVVTTVVTTEAIETTEPAHLVGTYDLTNESPRNDEESQQPVSPRTEAALLDEGVQQTGVPAIEPSNDDEGEDDEEDEDDEDL; encoded by the coding sequence ATGGCAGAATCTACGCATCTCGCATGCGATAAATGCGGTTTGGTGATTACATCACACGGCAAACAATATGGAGGCGATAAAAAGGTTCCCGAATCAATCTACATAACCAAATGCCAGCATCTTTACCATAAGAGCTGCATCATGAAAGCGATCAAAGACTCCGAACTCCGAGATCCTGCCGGCGTGCAGTTGACTCGGTGTACACATATCGGTTGTGAACGAGACGTGAAGGAGAACATCTGCTACAAGGTAGAGGTAACTCGTATTCAGATCTCAACACCTGAACCTACGGGAGCCGCAACCGGCGAGTTGCAAGCTCTACGTAGGGAAATCGCTCAGCTGCATACCGACAAAGAACTACAACAAGATTTGTCCGAAGACATGTACAAGAAAATGTCAGATTTCGAGGTACAATTAACTGATGCGAATAATATGATCGCGAGTTTAAAAGCTCAATTGGAAACTACCACGGCGAAATACGAGGCACTTCGTAAAGCCAAAATGTCATCGCTATTCCCGAGCTCCACAGCGATAGCCAGTCACTTGAACCAGCAATCTGCAACCAGCTCGAATGCGACGACGCCAGCTTCGCTGCCGGCGGTTACGGCCACCTTACCGACGAATACGACGCCGATTTCGACGAACACGGCATCCACCACGGCGACAAACGAACCCTGCCAGGGGTTTGTACCGTCACCGTTTCCGCCACCACCTCCGGTCAACAACGGCTCACCAGAGGTCACGCCGAAAATTCCGAAGCCGTCAAAAAACGCGGAAAGAGGTATCCCCGCGCCCACGCCGGTGGACGCAGGGATACCTCAAACAAACGCCGCTACCGCGAGCAACCTTACGCAAGGCCTCCACCGCCCGCCGCCCGGTTTCCCGACCATAACAGGCGCCGCAGCGAACGCCGCGACGAACGCTACGACGAACGCCGCGATGACCGCTACGACGAACGCTACGACAACCGGTACTACGATGAATACGAGCACCATCACGACGAACGCCGCCACGACAACCGCCACACGGACACTCGCTCACGTCGAGGACGCGGCCGACGGGGCGctcattagtttcaaaatcccgtTCGTGCAACCGGGTACAGCGCCGACTGTACCGGATGCAAGTTTCCACTCGCCGATTTCATCTTACTGGGATTTCCCGCAAAAGAAGGAAACAGACTACTGGGGAAGACCACTCGCTCAAAGTGGCGAGCAGTCGAACTCTAGCGCGCCTGATACCGCCAACACGCAGAATTCCGTTGATCCGAACGCGAATTTGAACGTACCGAATCAAGCCGAACGCGCTCAACCAACGGCGAACCAGTCTCCGGCGGTTGTACCAAAGAAGAAAAAGCGGGCAAAACCGGGAAAACAGTCCAATACGAAAGCAAATCGAGACACCTTCGATTCACGATACCCGGAGGTAACGCACGAAGTGTTAGCGCCATTCTACCCAACGAATGCCTACCCGCAACACTTTTCGGTCTGCGGTTTGAAAATCGGCGAAGCAAAACCCGTTATGGCGCTGTTCGCATACAAATATTGGATTGTAGGCGACATCCATGCCCATGGTATCATGCATGCGATTACGGAAGGCAAACCATATCATGACAACATAGATAAACGCATGTATAAGCGCGACATGAAAATTTCggaattaattgaattaatcgtcgaattaaaacaaattccgaaaaatctcATGATATCTATTGGCACGTTCGATATCTTCTCATTTACGCCACCGAATACCTTCGACTTAAATTTCCGGAAACTCATCGAAGTTTTAGGAGATAAAAAAGTCGAACAGGTAATCATGTTGCCTCCGAACGCAAGCGGCCGACTGCACAACAACACGTTCCGGCAAATTACACAAACATTCTCGTACAATTGGGGAACTGGAAAATTCCAGTATATGGTTGCGAGCCACTTACTCAACGACTTGAACCTGGAATTGGCATCAGTGGACGAGCTTGGCCCGAAATATACGAAAGCTACATACCAAAAAGTAGCAAACTGTATCGCAGCCGTATTTATTCCGGAACCAATCATCGAAAAAAGCGATTCAACCGTCGAGTTGAATAACGCTAATAGCGCCGCATCATCACCTGCAACGCCCCCAACATCAAAAGCGAAGCTTGATACGAACGTCGATTCGCAACAAACTTCCGCACCAGTGATGCCGCAGTTCAATCTGCCAAAATCGTCGTTCCAGCAAAGCCCGAATGACATCGTAACCGATACCCTGTCACCATCCTACGTAAACCCGCAGTTGCAGCAGGCAACAGCGAATTACCTGGGAAATAAAGCAGTGGGCACGCCGCCATACCCCAAAGTGAGTACAGCGACACCTGGATGTCATCCGCTAGATCCGCGCAACCAAAAggcgaaatcaacaacttcaacgaaagttgagatttcaccATACAGTGGCTTGCACCTAACAAATGTAGGTTTTTCTGACGACGAACAGAAACCGCTTACCGACAAAGAGGTGATCGAACGCGCCAAAGTCCTCACTAAAATTCAAGCCGACGTAAAAGCTAGTAAAGCGAAAGAGCAGGAGCGACTAGCCGCAGATGCCAAATCGCGCGAATCGCTGAAGGAAAAGATGGAGTGGAAAAAAGAGGCCGACAATGCGCAAGCTGGCATCTCCTCGTCGAAGGAGAAACCAGCCCGCAATGTTTCTGAACAATCCGGGAACTCGTCGGAAGATTCAAGAAACAAGTCTAAGCAAAGCTCGTCTAAAACTCCATCCCGCGCAACCTCCAAAGCAAGAGAACGCTCCCGCTCAGAGCACCGATCGTCGAATAAATCAAAAGATCGCAAGGTAAAATCGGGAGATGAGTCGTCCGTACTCAACACCGGTCTTAAACCTAACCCGACTATCGATAACGACAAATACATTGGGTTCATGGTAAAAACTCCACCATCGGGTAAACCTCCTACCGAAACGGAGCGACGAATGTACGAGATATTCGGCAATACCGAGGGTGTACCTGAACCTACCGACTCAACGACCTCTGCTTCTGCATCGGAAAGCGACACAACGAAAGTCGTTAAGTCAAAACCGCGCAAGTCACGCAGCTCGATAAAAACTAAGCTCTCGCCACCGCAAACGTTACTGACGTACATTCCGAGACAGCAACGTGCAAAGCAGTTGCGGGTAAACGCAGCGCTTAAGCGCGACTTAGTCCTCAAAAAGGTATTCGGTAAACAGTCGCAACCGAAGGTGCAAACTGAAGCTGAACATCCTGCAACGGAAGGAACAGTCGGCACTCAGCCAAAGGTACTCGTGCCGAAGCTTGATTTAACAGAATCAACGCCGCATGAGAAACCAGTGAAAACGGTCGACTTAACCGAATCAGCGGAACTTGATAAACCGCTCAAAACTATCGATCTCACCAAGACGGTAGATCCTTCCGCCGAGGAGGAACTACCTCGAGGAGCGCAGTCAATCGAACAGCGCACTCTAACAAAGGTTGATACAGCGGTACAGGATACGACTTTAACTCTACATTCCGTCGAAAATGATGAGTTTACTACCATCCGACAAGTAGTAACCACCGTAGTTACTACTGAAGCGATTGAAACTACCGAGCCGGCTCATCTCGTTGGTACTTATGATCTGACTAATGAGAGTCCTCGCAACGACGAAGAATCTCAACAGCCAGTATCACCACGCACCGAAGCAGCGCTCCTCGACGAAGGAGTACAGCAAACGGGTGTACCGGCAATTGAACCTTCAAACGACGATGAAGGTGAAGACGACGAGGAGgatgaagacgacgaagatCTTTAA